Proteins encoded in a region of the Pseudomonas denitrificans (nom. rej.) genome:
- a CDS encoding undecaprenyl-diphosphate phosphatase, with the protein MDLWSAFQAFILGVVEGLTEFLPISSTGHQIIVADLIGFGGERAEAFNIIIQLAAILAVVWEFRRKILEIVCGLPTQRKAQRFTINLLIAFFPAVILGVAFADYIHHYLFNPITVAVALVVGGVIMLWAEKRQHVVHAETVDDMTWKEALKVGCCQCLALIPGTSRSGATIIGGLLFGLSRKAATEFSFFLAMPTMVGAAVYSGYKYRDIFQPSDLPVFAIGFVTSFIFAMIAVRGLLKFIANHSYAAFAWYRIVFGLLILATWQFALIDWSSVKP; encoded by the coding sequence ATGGATCTGTGGAGCGCCTTTCAGGCCTTCATTCTTGGCGTGGTCGAGGGGCTTACCGAGTTCCTGCCGATCTCCAGTACCGGCCACCAGATCATCGTGGCGGACCTCATCGGATTTGGCGGTGAGCGTGCCGAAGCCTTCAACATCATCATCCAGCTGGCCGCCATCCTGGCGGTGGTCTGGGAGTTCCGCCGCAAGATCCTCGAGATCGTCTGCGGCCTGCCCACCCAGCGCAAGGCGCAGCGCTTCACCATCAACCTGCTGATCGCCTTCTTCCCGGCGGTGATCCTGGGCGTGGCCTTCGCCGACTACATCCATCACTACCTGTTCAACCCGATCACCGTGGCCGTGGCCCTGGTGGTGGGCGGCGTAATCATGCTCTGGGCGGAGAAACGCCAGCACGTGGTCCACGCCGAGACCGTTGACGACATGACCTGGAAGGAAGCCCTGAAGGTCGGCTGCTGCCAGTGCCTGGCGCTGATTCCGGGCACCTCGCGCTCCGGCGCCACCATCATCGGCGGCCTGCTGTTCGGCCTGTCGCGCAAGGCAGCTACCGAGTTCTCCTTCTTCCTGGCCATGCCGACCATGGTGGGGGCCGCGGTCTACTCCGGCTACAAGTACCGTGACATCTTCCAGCCCTCGGACCTGCCGGTCTTCGCCATCGGCTTCGTCACCTCCTTCATTTTCGCGATGATCGCCGTGCGCGGCCTGCTCAAGTTCATCGCCAACCACAGCTATGCGGCCTTCGCCTGGTACCGTATCGTGTTCGGCCTGCTGATCCTGGCGACCTGGCAGTTCGCCCTGATCGACTGGAGCAGCGTCAAACCCTGA
- a CDS encoding DUF1294 domain-containing protein, translating into MEKNGTISRWDDDKGFGFIRPQAGGKEVFLHISDFRGDRRPEAGDQVRYVEGTGKDGRPRADHARLAGLAIDTPAIRRKPAATATRERARSGREVAFPSAPKRSLGKALAVLGVLLALPVIGSVLWLKEAYFVWFLLLYPVFSVLAFFAYWRDKRSAERNDWRTPEQSLHLLELLGGWPGAFLAQQVFRHKTRKLSFQLVFWAIVVLHQLFWIDWLSGGRLLNWIGALIGLGVNPA; encoded by the coding sequence GTGGAAAAGAACGGCACCATCAGCCGCTGGGACGATGACAAGGGCTTCGGCTTCATCCGCCCCCAGGCCGGCGGCAAGGAAGTCTTCCTGCACATCTCCGACTTCCGTGGCGACCGCCGCCCGGAAGCGGGTGATCAGGTCCGTTACGTCGAAGGCACCGGCAAGGACGGCCGTCCCCGCGCCGATCATGCCCGCCTTGCCGGGCTGGCCATCGATACCCCGGCGATTCGCCGCAAGCCCGCCGCGACAGCCACCCGCGAGCGCGCTCGCAGTGGCCGTGAAGTCGCCTTCCCCAGTGCGCCAAAGCGCTCTCTGGGCAAGGCGCTGGCAGTCCTCGGCGTGCTGCTCGCGTTGCCCGTCATCGGCTCGGTGCTCTGGCTGAAGGAGGCCTACTTCGTCTGGTTCCTGCTGCTCTATCCGGTCTTCAGCGTCCTGGCCTTTTTCGCTTACTGGCGTGACAAGCGCAGCGCCGAGCGCAACGACTGGCGAACTCCCGAACAGAGCCTGCACCTGCTGGAGCTGCTCGGCGGCTGGCCGGGTGCTTTCCTTGCCCAGCAGGTGTTTCGCCACAAGACCCGCAAGCTGTCCTTCCAGCTGGTGTTCTGGGCCATCGTCGTGTTGCACCAGCTGTTCTGGATCGACTGGCTCAGTGGCGGCCGGCTGCTGAACTGGATCGGCGCACTCATCGGCCTGGGCGTCAATCCCGCGTAA
- a CDS encoding LysR substrate-binding domain-containing protein, giving the protein MQDLNDLFYFAKVVEAGGFAAAGRLLGLPKSRLSRRVAELEARLDVRLLQRTTRKLALTDLGERYYRHCQAMLVEAEMADEVAAQLSAEPRGRVRLSCPVALAETSLNEMLPGFLAAYPQVNLELMLTNRRVDLLNESIDVALRVRAPGDEDLSLISRRLRLAKTALVAAPSLLKGVKLRAPEDLSALPVLGAIDNDRRVHMKLTGPQGEVKEVALEARLAVEDFNLRKNVALAGLGVTLLPLHYCTEELEDGRLVRVLPAWSEPEAYLQAVYPHRRGILPAVRALLDYLQEGFSKDDWPV; this is encoded by the coding sequence ATGCAGGACCTCAATGACCTCTTCTACTTCGCCAAGGTGGTGGAAGCCGGCGGCTTCGCGGCCGCCGGGCGCCTGCTGGGTCTGCCGAAGTCGCGCCTGTCGCGGCGTGTAGCCGAACTGGAAGCGCGCCTGGATGTGCGTCTGCTGCAGCGCACGACCCGCAAACTCGCGCTGACCGACCTGGGCGAACGCTATTACCGGCACTGTCAGGCGATGCTGGTGGAAGCCGAGATGGCGGATGAAGTCGCGGCGCAATTGAGCGCGGAGCCGCGCGGGCGAGTGCGCCTGTCGTGCCCGGTGGCGCTGGCGGAAACCTCTTTGAACGAGATGCTGCCCGGCTTCCTCGCGGCCTATCCGCAGGTGAACCTCGAGCTGATGCTGACCAACCGCCGCGTCGACCTGCTCAATGAAAGCATCGACGTCGCACTGCGCGTGCGGGCACCGGGGGATGAGGACCTGTCGCTGATCTCGCGGCGCCTGCGCCTGGCGAAGACTGCGCTGGTGGCCGCACCGTCACTGCTCAAGGGCGTCAAGCTGCGTGCGCCGGAGGACCTGTCCGCCCTGCCCGTCCTTGGCGCCATCGACAACGATCGCCGCGTGCACATGAAGCTGACCGGCCCACAGGGCGAGGTGAAGGAAGTGGCCCTGGAGGCGCGTCTGGCGGTGGAAGACTTCAACCTGCGCAAGAATGTGGCGCTGGCGGGACTGGGCGTGACGCTCCTGCCGCTGCACTACTGCACCGAGGAACTGGAGGATGGCCGGCTGGTGCGCGTGCTCCCCGCCTGGAGCGAGCCGGAGGCCTACCTGCAGGCGGTATATCCGCACCGGCGAGGCATCCTTCCGGCGGTGCGGGCGCTGCTCGACTATCTGCAGGAAGGTTTCTCGAAGGACGACTGGCCGGTCTGA
- a CDS encoding FMN-dependent NADH-azoreductase, with the protein MKLLHIDSSILGDNSTSRQLSAELVAAWAAAEPGVEVTYRDLAADAISHLSSASLVAAGTPAELRDAAQKHEAALGEQSIEEFLGADAIVIGAPMYNFSIPSQLKAWIDRIAVAGKTFRYTENGPEGLAGGKKVIIVSTAGGIHAGQPTGIAHESYLELVLNFLGITDIEVVRAEGLAYGDEPRRNAIAGAQASIASQFAAA; encoded by the coding sequence ATGAAACTGCTGCACATCGACTCGAGCATCCTCGGCGACAACTCCACTTCCCGCCAACTGAGCGCCGAACTGGTTGCTGCCTGGGCCGCCGCTGAGCCGGGCGTCGAAGTCACCTACCGTGACCTGGCCGCCGACGCCATCAGCCACCTGTCCTCCGCCAGCCTGGTTGCCGCCGGCACCCCGGCCGAACTGCGCGACGCTGCCCAGAAGCATGAAGCCGCGCTGGGCGAGCAGAGCATCGAGGAATTCCTCGGCGCAGACGCCATCGTCATCGGTGCACCGATGTACAACTTCTCCATCCCCAGCCAGCTGAAGGCCTGGATCGACCGTATCGCCGTCGCCGGCAAGACCTTCCGCTACACCGAGAACGGCCCGGAAGGCCTGGCAGGCGGCAAGAAAGTGATCATCGTCTCCACCGCAGGCGGCATCCACGCCGGCCAGCCGACTGGCATCGCCCACGAGAGCTACCTGGAGCTGGTGCTGAACTTCCTCGGCATTACCGACATCGAGGTCGTTCGTGCTGAGGGCCTTGCCTACGGTGACGAGCCGCGCCGCAACGCCATCGCAGGCGCCCAGGCGAGCATCGCCAGCCAGTTCGCTGCCGCCTGA
- a CDS encoding alpha/beta hydrolase family protein, whose protein sequence is MARRVFWFLLLVTFSTASWAAQGWNVGFHRLQVSDPLDQQPMKAIAFYPTRAPEQPLHLGNFILDVAYEGQTANGRFPLLVMSHGNYGTPLAHRDLIVALVRKGFVVVTLLHPGDNLHDHSRLGAKSNLYGRPLQVSETLSAALIDPKVAAIADPRKVGVIGYSAGGETALILAGAQPRLERLIKYCQERPDDADACSEKGEVRADRNDLVPMADPRIGALLLLAPLSLMYGVHELEDVQVPVLLYTGNDDQILDWKKNAGALARKLPQQADLRVLDGAGHFVFMSPCSEEEVEATPDLCTDTQHLDRKAIHRDLAASAAEFFDVSLGSVTMQTSGR, encoded by the coding sequence ATGGCGAGGCGCGTGTTCTGGTTCCTGCTGCTCGTTACCTTCAGTACCGCGAGTTGGGCGGCACAGGGCTGGAACGTGGGTTTTCACCGCCTGCAGGTGAGCGACCCGCTGGACCAGCAGCCGATGAAGGCCATCGCCTTCTACCCCACGCGCGCGCCCGAACAGCCCCTGCACCTGGGTAATTTCATCCTCGACGTCGCCTACGAGGGGCAGACCGCCAACGGCCGCTTCCCGCTGCTGGTGATGTCCCACGGCAACTACGGCACGCCGCTGGCCCACCGCGACCTGATCGTGGCGCTGGTGCGCAAGGGCTTCGTGGTGGTGACCTTGCTGCACCCCGGCGACAACCTGCATGACCACAGCCGCCTGGGCGCCAAGAGCAACCTCTACGGGCGGCCGCTGCAGGTGTCGGAAACCCTCAGTGCCGCGCTGATCGACCCCAAGGTCGCGGCCATTGCCGATCCGCGCAAGGTCGGGGTGATCGGCTATTCCGCGGGCGGTGAAACGGCGCTGATCCTGGCCGGCGCCCAGCCGCGCCTGGAGCGGCTGATCAAGTATTGCCAGGAGCGCCCGGACGACGCCGACGCCTGCAGCGAGAAGGGCGAGGTGCGTGCCGATCGCAACGACCTGGTGCCCATGGCCGATCCGCGCATCGGCGCCTTGCTCCTGCTCGCGCCGCTGAGCCTGATGTATGGCGTCCACGAGCTGGAGGATGTGCAGGTGCCGGTGCTGCTCTACACCGGCAACGATGACCAGATCCTCGACTGGAAGAAGAATGCCGGCGCGCTGGCTCGCAAACTGCCGCAGCAGGCGGATCTGCGGGTGCTGGATGGGGCAGGGCACTTCGTCTTCATGTCGCCCTGTTCGGAGGAGGAGGTGGAAGCTACCCCGGACCTGTGCACCGACACCCAGCACCTGGATCGCAAGGCCATCCACCGTGACCTCGCGGCCTCGGCGGCGGAGTTCTTCGACGTCAGCCTGGGCAGTGTGACGATGCAGACGTCGGGGCGCTGA
- a CDS encoding ABC-F family ATPase — protein MISTANITMQFGAKPLFENVSVKFGNGNRYGLIGANGCGKSTFMKILGGELEPSGGQVMLENGVRLGKLRQDQFAYEDFSVIDTVIMGHEELWKVKAERDRIYSLPEMSEEDGMAVAELEVQFAEFDGYTAESRAGELLLGLGIPLDQHFGPMSAVAPGWKLRVLLAQALFSDPDLLLLDEPTNHLDINTIRWLENIITARNSTMIIISHDRHFLNSVCTHMADLDYGELRLFPGNYDEYMTAAEQARERLLSDNAKKKAQIAELQTFVSRFSANASKAKQATSRARQIDKIQLEEVKPSSRVSPFIRFEQHKKLHRQAVTLEKVSQGFDGGSLFKNLSMQVEAGERIAIIGPNGIGKTTLLRTLVGEMAPTAGEVKWTDSADVGYFAQDHAEDFEDDYNLFDWMAQWTQGGEQLVRGTLGRMLFSNDDIKKSVKVISGGEQGRMLFGKLILKRPNVLVMDEPTNHLDMESIESLNLALENYPGTLIFVSHDREFVSSLATRIIELSENGVTDFSGTYDDYLRSQGVIV, from the coding sequence TTGATTTCCACCGCCAATATCACCATGCAGTTTGGCGCCAAGCCGCTGTTCGAAAACGTTTCCGTCAAGTTCGGCAACGGCAACCGCTACGGCCTGATCGGCGCCAACGGTTGTGGCAAGTCCACCTTCATGAAGATCCTCGGCGGTGAGCTGGAGCCTTCGGGCGGCCAGGTAATGCTGGAAAACGGCGTACGCCTGGGCAAGCTGCGCCAGGACCAGTTCGCCTATGAAGACTTCAGCGTGATCGACACCGTGATCATGGGCCACGAGGAACTGTGGAAGGTCAAGGCCGAGCGCGATCGCATCTACTCCCTGCCGGAGATGAGCGAAGAAGACGGCATGGCCGTGGCCGAACTGGAAGTCCAGTTCGCCGAGTTCGACGGCTACACCGCCGAATCCCGCGCTGGCGAGCTGCTGCTGGGCCTGGGCATTCCGCTGGACCAGCACTTCGGCCCGATGAGCGCCGTCGCTCCGGGCTGGAAGCTGCGCGTGCTGCTGGCCCAGGCGCTGTTCTCCGATCCGGACCTGCTGCTGCTCGACGAACCGACCAACCACCTGGACATCAACACCATCCGCTGGCTGGAAAACATCATCACGGCGCGTAACAGCACCATGATCATCATTTCCCACGACCGTCACTTCCTCAACAGCGTCTGCACCCACATGGCGGACCTGGACTACGGCGAGCTGCGCCTGTTCCCGGGCAACTACGACGAGTACATGACCGCGGCCGAACAGGCCCGCGAGCGCCTGCTGTCGGACAACGCCAAGAAGAAAGCCCAGATCGCCGAGCTGCAGACCTTCGTCAGCCGCTTCTCGGCCAACGCCTCCAAGGCCAAGCAGGCCACCAGCCGTGCGCGCCAGATCGACAAGATCCAGCTGGAAGAGGTCAAGCCGTCCAGCCGCGTCAGCCCGTTCATCCGCTTCGAGCAGCACAAGAAGCTGCACCGCCAGGCGGTGACCCTGGAAAAGGTCAGCCAGGGCTTCGACGGCGGCTCGCTGTTCAAGAACCTGAGCATGCAGGTGGAAGCTGGCGAGCGCATCGCGATCATCGGCCCTAACGGCATCGGCAAGACCACCCTGCTGCGCACCCTGGTCGGCGAGATGGCGCCCACCGCCGGTGAAGTGAAGTGGACCGACAGCGCGGACGTGGGCTACTTCGCCCAGGACCACGCCGAGGACTTCGAGGACGACTACAACCTGTTCGACTGGATGGCCCAGTGGACCCAGGGCGGCGAGCAACTGGTGCGCGGCACCCTCGGCCGCATGCTGTTCTCCAACGACGACATCAAGAAATCGGTGAAGGTGATTTCCGGTGGTGAACAGGGCCGCATGCTGTTCGGCAAGCTGATCCTCAAGCGCCCCAACGTGCTGGTGATGGACGAGCCGACCAACCACCTGGACATGGAGTCCATCGAGTCGCTCAACCTGGCGCTGGAAAACTATCCGGGCACCCTGATCTTCGTCAGCCATGACCGCGAGTTCGTGTCCTCCCTGGCCACCCGCATCATCGAGCTGTCGGAAAACGGCGTGACCGACTTCAGCGGCACCTACGATGACTACCTGCGCAGCCAGGGCGTGATCGTCTGA
- a CDS encoding phospholipase D family protein, whose protein sequence is MKILNVQHSLRHYLEQVSGKLITVVSASASETESLIETLVEKGNSLDLLVGTINSFSSPDFIDYCVRDAGANVTLHVDFRAQNSVHWKLILIEPDVVVLGSANFTEIGLSLTRDTCTVIQDAALYAEYLARVAEIKGMEGVVLGEDSPAFDEQLEEYRQSHRRVQASLARSAQYLDGESWLGDETNQSIPLFIWYSDHSDDSEEKAEAFLHASSDGVDWDDVREFFTYECAEGVLPYEEGDMVLTARCNGTHIGFYTFDRILYRDGTYYIYSYRKKRYTQPFKLEDAKERLKDVIPEWYEEMRTSLNRHDINSVVR, encoded by the coding sequence ATGAAAATCCTAAACGTTCAACATTCGCTCAGGCATTACCTGGAGCAGGTCAGCGGCAAGCTGATTACCGTGGTCTCGGCCTCCGCCAGTGAAACCGAGTCACTGATCGAAACCCTGGTGGAGAAGGGCAATAGCCTCGATCTGCTGGTGGGCACCATCAACTCGTTCAGCTCGCCGGACTTCATCGACTACTGCGTCCGCGATGCCGGCGCCAACGTCACCCTGCACGTCGACTTCCGCGCGCAGAACAGCGTGCACTGGAAACTGATCCTGATCGAGCCGGACGTGGTCGTGCTGGGTAGCGCCAACTTCACCGAAATCGGCCTGAGCCTCACCCGTGACACCTGCACCGTGATCCAGGACGCGGCGCTCTACGCCGAGTACCTGGCGCGCGTGGCCGAGATCAAGGGCATGGAAGGCGTGGTGCTGGGTGAGGATTCGCCGGCTTTCGACGAGCAGCTGGAGGAATACCGCCAGAGTCACCGCCGCGTGCAGGCCAGCCTCGCGCGCAGTGCGCAATACCTGGACGGCGAGAGCTGGCTGGGCGACGAGACCAACCAGAGCATCCCGCTGTTCATCTGGTACAGCGACCATTCCGACGACTCCGAGGAGAAGGCCGAAGCCTTCCTGCATGCCAGCAGCGATGGCGTGGACTGGGACGACGTGCGCGAGTTCTTCACCTATGAGTGCGCCGAAGGCGTGCTGCCCTACGAAGAGGGCGACATGGTGCTGACCGCACGCTGCAACGGCACGCACATCGGCTTCTACACCTTCGACCGCATCCTCTACCGCGACGGCACCTACTACATCTACTCCTACCGCAAGAAGCGCTACACCCAGCCGTTCAAGCTGGAGGACGCCAAGGAGCGCCTGAAGGACGTGATCCCGGAGTGGTACGAAGAAATGCGGACTTCGCTCAATCGCCACGACATCAATAGTGTGGTGCGCTAA
- a CDS encoding OprD family porin translates to MLNHRISLLALGILASTAAMAEDQSTAKGFTEDSHLDLFFRNAYMNRDYKHGRDDKAEWGQAATATFTSGFTQGTVGFGVDAFGMYALRLDGGQGKSGAAGIDFFKQGDSGEAANDLARAGGAVKARFSNTVIKYGDQMPALPILSYDNSRLLPESFTGTLITSKEIEGLELNVGRFTSETRKSAEGRDSGGLKRIDVFGGSYKFTDNFSGSLYGYESEDVARKQYMNLNYVIPVADKQSLTLDFNGYRTRVNEDFASDNGIDGTKNTIWSLSAAYNIGVHTFMIAHQRNNGDSGYNYGWYQNQGGLGDGGTTIWLANSYWSDFNGEDERSWQGSYSLDFSEYGVPGLSYTVAYVYGDNIKTAETSNGKEREIFNQLKYVVPSGPAKDLSVKLRGSWLRVSNDARSYNDDGNEVRVFVEYPVNIF, encoded by the coding sequence ATGCTGAACCACCGGATCAGTCTGCTCGCACTGGGGATCCTCGCGTCGACCGCCGCCATGGCCGAAGACCAGTCCACCGCCAAGGGCTTCACCGAAGACAGCCACCTGGACCTGTTCTTCCGCAACGCCTACATGAACCGCGACTACAAGCACGGTCGTGACGACAAGGCCGAGTGGGGCCAGGCCGCCACCGCGACCTTCACCTCCGGCTTCACCCAGGGCACCGTAGGCTTCGGCGTTGACGCGTTCGGCATGTACGCCCTGCGTCTGGACGGTGGCCAGGGCAAGAGCGGCGCTGCCGGCATCGACTTCTTCAAGCAGGGCGACAGCGGCGAAGCTGCCAACGACCTGGCCCGCGCCGGTGGTGCAGTGAAGGCTCGCTTCTCCAACACCGTGATCAAGTACGGTGACCAGATGCCGGCCCTGCCGATCCTCAGCTACGACAACTCCCGCCTGCTGCCGGAAAGCTTCACCGGCACCCTGATCACCTCCAAGGAGATCGAAGGCCTGGAGCTGAACGTCGGCCGCTTCACCTCGGAAACCCGCAAGAGCGCCGAAGGGCGTGACAGCGGCGGCCTGAAGCGCATCGACGTGTTCGGCGGCAGCTACAAGTTCACCGACAACTTCAGCGGCTCGCTGTACGGCTACGAGAGCGAAGACGTCGCTCGCAAGCAGTACATGAACCTGAACTACGTCATCCCGGTGGCCGACAAGCAGTCCCTGACCCTGGACTTCAACGGCTACCGCACCCGTGTGAACGAAGACTTCGCTTCCGACAACGGCATCGACGGCACCAAGAACACCATCTGGAGCCTGTCGGCCGCCTACAACATCGGCGTCCACACCTTCATGATCGCGCACCAGCGCAACAACGGTGATTCCGGCTACAACTACGGCTGGTACCAGAACCAGGGCGGCCTGGGCGACGGCGGCACCACCATCTGGCTGGCCAACTCCTACTGGTCGGACTTCAACGGTGAAGACGAGCGTTCCTGGCAGGGCAGCTACAGCCTGGACTTCTCCGAGTACGGCGTACCGGGCCTGAGCTACACCGTGGCCTACGTCTACGGCGACAACATCAAGACCGCCGAGACCAGCAACGGCAAAGAGCGCGAAATCTTCAACCAGCTGAAGTACGTCGTGCCGAGCGGCCCGGCCAAGGACCTGTCGGTCAAGCTGCGCGGTTCCTGGCTGCGCGTGTCCAACGACGCCCGCTCCTACAACGACGACGGCAACGAAGTGCGCGTCTTCGTCGAGTACCCGGTCAACATCTTCTGA